A genomic segment from Glycine soja cultivar W05 chromosome 18, ASM419377v2, whole genome shotgun sequence encodes:
- the LOC114395001 gene encoding MDIS1-interacting receptor like kinase 2-like isoform X4, whose product MMFIFPTLQSMKLPSFWLLLIVMLFCAFTVATSRHATIPSSASLTLQQTEANALLKWKASLHNQSQALLSSWGGNSPCNWLGIACDHTKSVSNINLTRIGLRGHLPHNICYSGKLTRFAVEINFFTGPVPKSLKNCSSLRRVRLEQNQLTGNITDDFGVYPHLDYIDLSENNFYGHLSQNWGKCYNLTSLKISNNNLSGSIPPELSQATKLHVLHLSSNHLTGGIPEDFGNLTYLFHLSLNNNNLSGNVPIQIASLQDLATLDLGANYFASLIPNQLGNLVKLLHLNLSQNNFREGIPSEFGKLKHLQSLDLSRNFLSGTIPPMLGELKSLETLNLSHNNLSGGLSSLDEMVSLISVDISYNQLEGSLPNIQFFKNATIEALRNNKGLCGNVSGLEPCPKLGDKYQNHKTNKVILVFLPIGLGTLILALFAFGVSYYLCQSSKTKENQDEESPIRNQFAMWSFDGKIVYENIVEATEDFDNKHLIGVGGQGNVYKAKLHTGQTLAVKKLHLVQNGELSNIKAFTSEIQALINIRHRNIVKLYGFCSHSQSSFLVYEFLEKGSIDKILKDDEQAIAFDWDPRINAIKGVANALSYMHHDCSPPIVHRDISSKNIVLDLEYVAHVSDFGAARLLNPNSTNWTSFVGTFGYAAPELAYTMEVNQKCDVYSFGVLALEILLGEHPGDVITSLLTCSSNAMVSTLDIPSLMGKLDQRLPYPINQMAKEIALIAKTAIACLIESPHSRPTMEQVAKELGMSKSSSVH is encoded by the exons ATGATGTTCATATTTCCTACCCTTCAATCCATGAAGCTTCCATCATTTTGGCTTCTTCTGATTGTAATGTTGTTTTGTGCATTCACTGTGGCCACTTCTCGCCATGCAACTATACCATCCTCTGCATCACTCACATTACAACAAACTGAAGCAAATGCTTTGTTGAAGTGGAAAGCCAGTCTTCACAACCAAAGTCAGGCTTTGCTATCTTCATGGGGTGGCAATAGTCCTTGCAATTGGCTTGGAATTGCTTGTGACCACACCAAATCCGTCTCCAACATAAATCTTACACGCATTGGATTAAGGG GTCATTTACCTCACAACATTTGCTATAGTGGAAAGTTGACGCGGTTTGCTGTTGAAATTAACTTTTTCACGGGCCCAGTACCAAAGAGTTTGAAGAACTGCTCCAGCCTTAGAAGGGTTAGGCTTGAACAAAACCAGCTGACAGGAAATATAACAGATGATTTTGGTGTTTATCCGCATCTGGATTACATCGACCTGAGTGAAAATAACTTTTATGGCCATCTTTCCCAAAACTGGGGAAAGTGCTATAATCTCACAAGCCTCAAAATCTCCAACAATAATTTATCAGGCAGCATTCCACCAGAGCTAAGTCAGGCAACCAAGTTACATGTACTTCACCTGTCTTCAAACCATCTGACAGGAGGCATTCCAGAAGATTTTGGTAATTTGACCTACTTGTTCCATCTTTCtctcaataacaataatctTTCTGGAAATGTCCCTATACAAATAGCATCATTGCAAGATCTTGCAACCTTAGACCTTGGAGCAAATTATTTTGCTAGCTTAATTCCAAATCAACTTGGCAATTTGGTCAAGTTATTGCATTTGAATTTGAGCCAAAATAATTTTAGGGAAGGTATTCCATCCGAGTTTGGTAAATTAAAGCATCTCCAAAGTCTTGATCTTAGCAGAAACTTTTTGAGTGGAACAATACCACCAATGCTCGGAGAGTTGAAAAGCTTAGAAACATTGAATCTCTCACACAATAATCTTTCAGGTGGTCTCTCCAGCCTCGACGAGATGGTAAGCTTGATATCAGTTGATATATCATATAACCAATTAGAGGGTTCACTTCCAAACATTCAGTTCTTCAAGAATGCTACAATTGAAGCGTTGAGAAATAATAAAGGCTTGTGTGGCAATGTCTCTGGCTTGGAACCATGCCCAAAATTAGGTGACAAATATCAAAACCATAAGACTAACAAAGTCATATTGGTGTTTTTACCCATTGGTTTAGGCACTTTAATACTAGCATTATTTGCCTTTGGGGTCTCATACTATCTTTGTCAAAGTTCAAAGACAAAAGAAAACCAAGATGAAGAATCACCAATTCGGAATCAATTTGCAATGTGGAGTTTTGATGGAAAAATAGTGTATGAGAACATAGTTGAAGCCACAGAAGATTTTGACAACAAACATCTCATTGGGGTCGGAGGACAAGGAAATGTTTACAAAGCAAAATTGCACACAGGTCAAACTCTAGCCGTGAAGAAACTCCATTTAGTCCAAAATGGGGAATTGTCCAATATTAAAGCTTTCACAAGTGAAATTCAAGCTTTGATAAACATTCGACATCGTAACATTGTGAAGTTATATGGGTTTTGTTCTCATTCACAATCCTCATTTTTGGTGTATGAGTTCTTGGAAAAGGGAAGCATTgataagattttaaaagatgATGAACAAGCAATAGCATTTGATTGGGATCCCAGGATTAATGCCATTAAGGGTGTAGCAAATGCTTTATCTTATATGCATCATGACTGTTCACCTCCAATTGTTCATCGAGATATATCAAGCAAGAATATTGTTTTGGATTTGGAGTATGTGGCTCATGTCTCAGATTTTGGAGCAGCCAGGCTTCTTAATCCTAATTCAACCAATTGGACCTCATTTGTTGGCACTTTTGGATATGCTGCTCCAG AACTTGCATACACAATGGAAGTGAACCAAAAATGCGATGTGTATAGCTTTGGGGTATTAGCATTGGAAATACTTCTTGGAGAGCACCCTGGAGATGTTATAACTTCCTTGTTGACATGTTCATCAAATGCCATGGTGTCAACACTTGATATTCCTTCATTGATGGGTAAGTTAGACCAACGCCTCCCTTATCCTATAAATCAAATGGCTAAGGAGATAGCTTTGATTGCAAAGACAGCAATTGCTTGCTTGATTGAATCTCCTCATTCTCGTCCCACCATGGAGCAAGTTGCCAAGGAGCTTGGAATGTCAAAGTCATCTTCAGTGCATTAA
- the LOC114395001 gene encoding probable leucine-rich repeat receptor-like protein kinase At1g35710 isoform X1 produces MMFIFPTLQSMKLPSFWLLLIVMLFCAFTVATSRHATIPSSASLTLQQTEANALLKWKASLHNQSQALLSSWGGNSPCNWLGIACDHTKSVSNINLTRIGLRGTLQTLSFSSLPNILTLDMSNNSLNGSIPPQIRMLSKLTHLDLSDNHFSGQIPSEITQLVSLRVLDLAHNAFNGSIPQEIGALRNLRELIIEFVNLTGTIPNSIENLSFLSHLSLWNCNLTGSIPISIGKLTNLSYLDLDQNNFYGHIPREIGKLSNLKYLWLGGNNFSGSIPQEIGKLQNLEILHVQENQIFGHIPVEIGKLVNLTELWLQDNGLFGSIPREIGNLRNLIQFSASRNHLSGSIPREIGNLRNLIQFSASRNHLSGSIPSEVGKLHSLVTIKLVDNNLSGPIPSSIGNLVNLDTIRLKGNKLSGSIPSTIGNLTKLTTLVIYSNKFSGNLPIEMNKLTNLENLQLSDNYFTGHLPHNICYSGKLTRFAVEINFFTGPVPKSLKNCSSLRRVRLEQNQLTGNITDDFGVYPHLDYIDLSENNFYGHLSQNWGKCYNLTSLKISNNNLSGSIPPELSQATKLHVLHLSSNHLTGGIPEDFGNLTYLFHLSLNNNNLSGNVPIQIASLQDLATLDLGANYFASLIPNQLGNLVKLLHLNLSQNNFREGIPSEFGKLKHLQSLDLSRNFLSGTIPPMLGELKSLETLNLSHNNLSGGLSSLDEMVSLISVDISYNQLEGSLPNIQFFKNATIEALRNNKGLCGNVSGLEPCPKLGDKYQNHKTNKVILVFLPIGLGTLILALFAFGVSYYLCQSSKTKENQDEESPIRNQFAMWSFDGKIVYENIVEATEDFDNKHLIGVGGQGNVYKAKLHTGQTLAVKKLHLVQNGELSNIKAFTSEIQALINIRHRNIVKLYGFCSHSQSSFLVYEFLEKGSIDKILKDDEQAIAFDWDPRINAIKGVANALSYMHHDCSPPIVHRDISSKNIVLDLEYVAHVSDFGAARLLNPNSTNWTSFVGTFGYAAPELAYTMEVNQKCDVYSFGVLALEILLGEHPGDVITSLLTCSSNAMVSTLDIPSLMGKLDQRLPYPINQMAKEIALIAKTAIACLIESPHSRPTMEQVAKELGMSKSSSVH; encoded by the exons ATGATGTTCATATTTCCTACCCTTCAATCCATGAAGCTTCCATCATTTTGGCTTCTTCTGATTGTAATGTTGTTTTGTGCATTCACTGTGGCCACTTCTCGCCATGCAACTATACCATCCTCTGCATCACTCACATTACAACAAACTGAAGCAAATGCTTTGTTGAAGTGGAAAGCCAGTCTTCACAACCAAAGTCAGGCTTTGCTATCTTCATGGGGTGGCAATAGTCCTTGCAATTGGCTTGGAATTGCTTGTGACCACACCAAATCCGTCTCCAACATAAATCTTACACGCATTGGATTAAGGGGTACGCTTCAAACTCTCAGTTTTTCATCACTTCCAAACATCCTCACTCTAGATATGAGTAATAACTCCTTGAATGGAAGTATTCCTCCCCAAATTAGGATGTTGTCAAAACTCACTCATCTTGATTTAAGTGACAATCATTTCTCTGGACAAATTCCATCTGAAATAACTCAGTTGGTCAGTCTTCGTGTTTTAGATTTGGCACACAATGCTTTCAATGGTTCTATTCCTCAAGAAATAGGTGCATTAAGGAATTTGAGAGAGCTTATTATTGAATTTGTCAATCTCACAGGTACTATCCCAAATTCTATTGAAAACCTATCCTTCTTGTCACATCTTTCTCTTTGGAATTGTAATCTCACAGGATCTATCCCAATTTCTATAGGAAAGTTGACCAATTTGTCATATCTAGATCTTGATCAGAACAATTTTTATGGACATATTCCTCGTGAAATTGGGAAATTGTCAAACTTAAAGTATTTGTGGCTTGGAGGAAATAACTTTTCTGGTTCCATTCCTCAAGAAATTGGGAAGTTGCAAAACCTAGAGATTCTACATGTTCAAGAGAACCAAATATTTGGCCACATTCCTGTGGAAATTGGGAAGCTAGTCAACTTGACAGAATTATGGCTTCAAGACAATGGTCTTTTTGGTTCCATTCCTCGGGAAATTGGAAATTTGAGAAATTTAATCCAATTTTCTGCTTCTCGGAATCATCTATCTGGTTCCATTCCTCGGGAGATTGGAAATTTGAGAAATTTAATCCAATTTTCTGCTTCTCGGAATCATCTATCTGGTTCCATTCCTAGTGAAGTGGGAAAACTCCATTCTCTTGTCACAATCAAATTGGTAGACAATAATCTCTCTGGGCCAATCCCATCTTCCATAGGTAACTTGGTCAATTTGGACACGATTCGCCTTAAAGGAAACAAACTCTCTGGATCAATTCCTTCCACTATTGGTAACTTGACAAAGCTCACCACTCTTGTTATATACTCAAATAAGTTCAGTGGAAACCTTCCAATAGAAATGAACAAGCTTACCAACCTGGAAAATTTGCAATTATCTGATAATTATTTCACAGGTCATTTACCTCACAACATTTGCTATAGTGGAAAGTTGACGCGGTTTGCTGTTGAAATTAACTTTTTCACGGGCCCAGTACCAAAGAGTTTGAAGAACTGCTCCAGCCTTAGAAGGGTTAGGCTTGAACAAAACCAGCTGACAGGAAATATAACAGATGATTTTGGTGTTTATCCGCATCTGGATTACATCGACCTGAGTGAAAATAACTTTTATGGCCATCTTTCCCAAAACTGGGGAAAGTGCTATAATCTCACAAGCCTCAAAATCTCCAACAATAATTTATCAGGCAGCATTCCACCAGAGCTAAGTCAGGCAACCAAGTTACATGTACTTCACCTGTCTTCAAACCATCTGACAGGAGGCATTCCAGAAGATTTTGGTAATTTGACCTACTTGTTCCATCTTTCtctcaataacaataatctTTCTGGAAATGTCCCTATACAAATAGCATCATTGCAAGATCTTGCAACCTTAGACCTTGGAGCAAATTATTTTGCTAGCTTAATTCCAAATCAACTTGGCAATTTGGTCAAGTTATTGCATTTGAATTTGAGCCAAAATAATTTTAGGGAAGGTATTCCATCCGAGTTTGGTAAATTAAAGCATCTCCAAAGTCTTGATCTTAGCAGAAACTTTTTGAGTGGAACAATACCACCAATGCTCGGAGAGTTGAAAAGCTTAGAAACATTGAATCTCTCACACAATAATCTTTCAGGTGGTCTCTCCAGCCTCGACGAGATGGTAAGCTTGATATCAGTTGATATATCATATAACCAATTAGAGGGTTCACTTCCAAACATTCAGTTCTTCAAGAATGCTACAATTGAAGCGTTGAGAAATAATAAAGGCTTGTGTGGCAATGTCTCTGGCTTGGAACCATGCCCAAAATTAGGTGACAAATATCAAAACCATAAGACTAACAAAGTCATATTGGTGTTTTTACCCATTGGTTTAGGCACTTTAATACTAGCATTATTTGCCTTTGGGGTCTCATACTATCTTTGTCAAAGTTCAAAGACAAAAGAAAACCAAGATGAAGAATCACCAATTCGGAATCAATTTGCAATGTGGAGTTTTGATGGAAAAATAGTGTATGAGAACATAGTTGAAGCCACAGAAGATTTTGACAACAAACATCTCATTGGGGTCGGAGGACAAGGAAATGTTTACAAAGCAAAATTGCACACAGGTCAAACTCTAGCCGTGAAGAAACTCCATTTAGTCCAAAATGGGGAATTGTCCAATATTAAAGCTTTCACAAGTGAAATTCAAGCTTTGATAAACATTCGACATCGTAACATTGTGAAGTTATATGGGTTTTGTTCTCATTCACAATCCTCATTTTTGGTGTATGAGTTCTTGGAAAAGGGAAGCATTgataagattttaaaagatgATGAACAAGCAATAGCATTTGATTGGGATCCCAGGATTAATGCCATTAAGGGTGTAGCAAATGCTTTATCTTATATGCATCATGACTGTTCACCTCCAATTGTTCATCGAGATATATCAAGCAAGAATATTGTTTTGGATTTGGAGTATGTGGCTCATGTCTCAGATTTTGGAGCAGCCAGGCTTCTTAATCCTAATTCAACCAATTGGACCTCATTTGTTGGCACTTTTGGATATGCTGCTCCAG AACTTGCATACACAATGGAAGTGAACCAAAAATGCGATGTGTATAGCTTTGGGGTATTAGCATTGGAAATACTTCTTGGAGAGCACCCTGGAGATGTTATAACTTCCTTGTTGACATGTTCATCAAATGCCATGGTGTCAACACTTGATATTCCTTCATTGATGGGTAAGTTAGACCAACGCCTCCCTTATCCTATAAATCAAATGGCTAAGGAGATAGCTTTGATTGCAAAGACAGCAATTGCTTGCTTGATTGAATCTCCTCATTCTCGTCCCACCATGGAGCAAGTTGCCAAGGAGCTTGGAATGTCAAAGTCATCTTCAGTGCATTAA
- the LOC114395001 gene encoding MDIS1-interacting receptor like kinase 2-like isoform X2: protein MMFIFPTLQSMKLPSFWLLLIVMLFCAFTVATSRHATIPSSASLTLQQTEANALLKWKASLHNQSQALLSSWGGNSPCNWLGIACDHTKSVSNINLTRIGLRGTLQTLSFSSLPNILTLDMSNNSLNGSIPPQIRMLSKLTHLDLSDNHFSGQIPSEITQLVSLRVLDLAHNAFNGSIPQEIGALRNLRELIIEFVNLTGTIPNSIENLSFLSHLSLWNCNLTGSIPISIGKLTNLSYLDLDQNNFYGHIPREIGKLSNLKYLWLGGNNFSGSIPQEIGKLQNLEILHVQENQIFGHIPVEIGKLVNLTELWLQDNGLFGSIPREIGNLRNLIQFSASRNHLSGSIPSEVGKLHSLVTIKLVDNNLSGPIPSSIGNLVNLDTIRLKGNKLSGSIPSTIGNLTKLTTLVIYSNKFSGNLPIEMNKLTNLENLQLSDNYFTGHLPHNICYSGKLTRFAVEINFFTGPVPKSLKNCSSLRRVRLEQNQLTGNITDDFGVYPHLDYIDLSENNFYGHLSQNWGKCYNLTSLKISNNNLSGSIPPELSQATKLHVLHLSSNHLTGGIPEDFGNLTYLFHLSLNNNNLSGNVPIQIASLQDLATLDLGANYFASLIPNQLGNLVKLLHLNLSQNNFREGIPSEFGKLKHLQSLDLSRNFLSGTIPPMLGELKSLETLNLSHNNLSGGLSSLDEMVSLISVDISYNQLEGSLPNIQFFKNATIEALRNNKGLCGNVSGLEPCPKLGDKYQNHKTNKVILVFLPIGLGTLILALFAFGVSYYLCQSSKTKENQDEESPIRNQFAMWSFDGKIVYENIVEATEDFDNKHLIGVGGQGNVYKAKLHTGQTLAVKKLHLVQNGELSNIKAFTSEIQALINIRHRNIVKLYGFCSHSQSSFLVYEFLEKGSIDKILKDDEQAIAFDWDPRINAIKGVANALSYMHHDCSPPIVHRDISSKNIVLDLEYVAHVSDFGAARLLNPNSTNWTSFVGTFGYAAPELAYTMEVNQKCDVYSFGVLALEILLGEHPGDVITSLLTCSSNAMVSTLDIPSLMGKLDQRLPYPINQMAKEIALIAKTAIACLIESPHSRPTMEQVAKELGMSKSSSVH, encoded by the exons ATGATGTTCATATTTCCTACCCTTCAATCCATGAAGCTTCCATCATTTTGGCTTCTTCTGATTGTAATGTTGTTTTGTGCATTCACTGTGGCCACTTCTCGCCATGCAACTATACCATCCTCTGCATCACTCACATTACAACAAACTGAAGCAAATGCTTTGTTGAAGTGGAAAGCCAGTCTTCACAACCAAAGTCAGGCTTTGCTATCTTCATGGGGTGGCAATAGTCCTTGCAATTGGCTTGGAATTGCTTGTGACCACACCAAATCCGTCTCCAACATAAATCTTACACGCATTGGATTAAGGGGTACGCTTCAAACTCTCAGTTTTTCATCACTTCCAAACATCCTCACTCTAGATATGAGTAATAACTCCTTGAATGGAAGTATTCCTCCCCAAATTAGGATGTTGTCAAAACTCACTCATCTTGATTTAAGTGACAATCATTTCTCTGGACAAATTCCATCTGAAATAACTCAGTTGGTCAGTCTTCGTGTTTTAGATTTGGCACACAATGCTTTCAATGGTTCTATTCCTCAAGAAATAGGTGCATTAAGGAATTTGAGAGAGCTTATTATTGAATTTGTCAATCTCACAGGTACTATCCCAAATTCTATTGAAAACCTATCCTTCTTGTCACATCTTTCTCTTTGGAATTGTAATCTCACAGGATCTATCCCAATTTCTATAGGAAAGTTGACCAATTTGTCATATCTAGATCTTGATCAGAACAATTTTTATGGACATATTCCTCGTGAAATTGGGAAATTGTCAAACTTAAAGTATTTGTGGCTTGGAGGAAATAACTTTTCTGGTTCCATTCCTCAAGAAATTGGGAAGTTGCAAAACCTAGAGATTCTACATGTTCAAGAGAACCAAATATTTGGCCACATTCCTGTGGAAATTGGGAAGCTAGTCAACTTGACAGAATTATGGCTTCAAGACAATGGTCTTTTTGGTTCCATTCCTCGGGAAATTGGAAATTTGAGAAATTTAATCCAATTTTCTGCTTCTCGGAATCATCTATCTG GTTCCATTCCTAGTGAAGTGGGAAAACTCCATTCTCTTGTCACAATCAAATTGGTAGACAATAATCTCTCTGGGCCAATCCCATCTTCCATAGGTAACTTGGTCAATTTGGACACGATTCGCCTTAAAGGAAACAAACTCTCTGGATCAATTCCTTCCACTATTGGTAACTTGACAAAGCTCACCACTCTTGTTATATACTCAAATAAGTTCAGTGGAAACCTTCCAATAGAAATGAACAAGCTTACCAACCTGGAAAATTTGCAATTATCTGATAATTATTTCACAGGTCATTTACCTCACAACATTTGCTATAGTGGAAAGTTGACGCGGTTTGCTGTTGAAATTAACTTTTTCACGGGCCCAGTACCAAAGAGTTTGAAGAACTGCTCCAGCCTTAGAAGGGTTAGGCTTGAACAAAACCAGCTGACAGGAAATATAACAGATGATTTTGGTGTTTATCCGCATCTGGATTACATCGACCTGAGTGAAAATAACTTTTATGGCCATCTTTCCCAAAACTGGGGAAAGTGCTATAATCTCACAAGCCTCAAAATCTCCAACAATAATTTATCAGGCAGCATTCCACCAGAGCTAAGTCAGGCAACCAAGTTACATGTACTTCACCTGTCTTCAAACCATCTGACAGGAGGCATTCCAGAAGATTTTGGTAATTTGACCTACTTGTTCCATCTTTCtctcaataacaataatctTTCTGGAAATGTCCCTATACAAATAGCATCATTGCAAGATCTTGCAACCTTAGACCTTGGAGCAAATTATTTTGCTAGCTTAATTCCAAATCAACTTGGCAATTTGGTCAAGTTATTGCATTTGAATTTGAGCCAAAATAATTTTAGGGAAGGTATTCCATCCGAGTTTGGTAAATTAAAGCATCTCCAAAGTCTTGATCTTAGCAGAAACTTTTTGAGTGGAACAATACCACCAATGCTCGGAGAGTTGAAAAGCTTAGAAACATTGAATCTCTCACACAATAATCTTTCAGGTGGTCTCTCCAGCCTCGACGAGATGGTAAGCTTGATATCAGTTGATATATCATATAACCAATTAGAGGGTTCACTTCCAAACATTCAGTTCTTCAAGAATGCTACAATTGAAGCGTTGAGAAATAATAAAGGCTTGTGTGGCAATGTCTCTGGCTTGGAACCATGCCCAAAATTAGGTGACAAATATCAAAACCATAAGACTAACAAAGTCATATTGGTGTTTTTACCCATTGGTTTAGGCACTTTAATACTAGCATTATTTGCCTTTGGGGTCTCATACTATCTTTGTCAAAGTTCAAAGACAAAAGAAAACCAAGATGAAGAATCACCAATTCGGAATCAATTTGCAATGTGGAGTTTTGATGGAAAAATAGTGTATGAGAACATAGTTGAAGCCACAGAAGATTTTGACAACAAACATCTCATTGGGGTCGGAGGACAAGGAAATGTTTACAAAGCAAAATTGCACACAGGTCAAACTCTAGCCGTGAAGAAACTCCATTTAGTCCAAAATGGGGAATTGTCCAATATTAAAGCTTTCACAAGTGAAATTCAAGCTTTGATAAACATTCGACATCGTAACATTGTGAAGTTATATGGGTTTTGTTCTCATTCACAATCCTCATTTTTGGTGTATGAGTTCTTGGAAAAGGGAAGCATTgataagattttaaaagatgATGAACAAGCAATAGCATTTGATTGGGATCCCAGGATTAATGCCATTAAGGGTGTAGCAAATGCTTTATCTTATATGCATCATGACTGTTCACCTCCAATTGTTCATCGAGATATATCAAGCAAGAATATTGTTTTGGATTTGGAGTATGTGGCTCATGTCTCAGATTTTGGAGCAGCCAGGCTTCTTAATCCTAATTCAACCAATTGGACCTCATTTGTTGGCACTTTTGGATATGCTGCTCCAG AACTTGCATACACAATGGAAGTGAACCAAAAATGCGATGTGTATAGCTTTGGGGTATTAGCATTGGAAATACTTCTTGGAGAGCACCCTGGAGATGTTATAACTTCCTTGTTGACATGTTCATCAAATGCCATGGTGTCAACACTTGATATTCCTTCATTGATGGGTAAGTTAGACCAACGCCTCCCTTATCCTATAAATCAAATGGCTAAGGAGATAGCTTTGATTGCAAAGACAGCAATTGCTTGCTTGATTGAATCTCCTCATTCTCGTCCCACCATGGAGCAAGTTGCCAAGGAGCTTGGAATGTCAAAGTCATCTTCAGTGCATTAA